In Archangium violaceum, the following are encoded in one genomic region:
- a CDS encoding urease accessory protein UreF: MGYPWRVLQLADSGFPTGGFAHSGGLEAAVQHGEVRGREGLERFARELLWQTGHGALPLLSAAWREPSTLAALDARAESFLTNHVANRASRTQGRAFLDTCARIFPEPVAPLRQAAREAKLRYHHAPLFGAVLRVLDVELSDAQQLLLSLTLRGTLSAAVRMGIVGTHESHQLQHQCAPLLDAVFDACAGLGVESLAQTAPLMDLLGATHDRLYSRLFLS, translated from the coding sequence ATGGGCTACCCGTGGAGGGTGCTGCAACTGGCCGACTCGGGCTTCCCCACCGGGGGCTTCGCGCACTCGGGAGGGCTGGAGGCGGCGGTGCAGCACGGCGAGGTGCGCGGCCGCGAGGGCCTGGAGCGCTTCGCTCGCGAGCTGCTCTGGCAGACGGGGCACGGGGCCCTGCCGCTGCTGAGCGCGGCCTGGCGTGAGCCCTCCACTCTGGCGGCCCTGGACGCACGCGCGGAGTCCTTCCTCACCAACCATGTGGCCAACCGGGCGAGCCGCACCCAGGGGCGGGCCTTCCTGGACACGTGCGCGCGCATCTTTCCCGAGCCGGTGGCGCCGCTGCGGCAGGCGGCCCGGGAGGCGAAGTTGCGCTACCACCACGCCCCCCTCTTCGGAGCGGTGCTGCGCGTCCTGGACGTCGAGCTGTCGGACGCGCAGCAGCTCCTCCTGTCCCTCACGCTCAGGGGGACGCTGTCCGCGGCGGTGCGCATGGGCATCGTGGGCACGCATGAGTCCCACCAGCTCCAACACCAGTGCGCCCCCTTGCTGGACGCCGTGTTCGATGCCTGCGCCGGACTGGGGGTGGAGTCGCTGGCCCAGACGGCACCGTTGATGGACCTGCTCGGCGCCACGCACGACCGGCTCTACTCGAGGCTCTTCCTTTCCTGA
- a CDS encoding urease accessory protein UreD, with protein MIRGEHIQSPGVARTGRAGDARLAFERVGNRTVVRTALAHSPLRLLTPRNHGHAAWVYTSSLGGGLVDGDHLSVELDVAEGAAALLSSQGSTRVYRSPRGCRSDLSARVAEGALLALVPDPTMCFAGARYDQRQDVQLAPGASLILMDLVTAGRSANGERWAFTHYSSALRVHREGRALLDERWLLDPHQGTLPERLGRFDALGTVLLVGPSLASAREALAERVGALPVIPRAGLVCSASPLGPDGLVLRAAATSAEVLLRTAREWLSFLSGMLGDDPWARRA; from the coding sequence ATGATTCGAGGCGAACACATCCAGTCACCCGGGGTGGCCCGGACCGGGCGCGCGGGAGACGCGCGGCTCGCCTTCGAGCGCGTGGGAAACCGCACCGTGGTGCGCACCGCGCTCGCGCACAGTCCCTTGCGGCTGCTGACGCCGCGCAACCACGGGCACGCCGCGTGGGTCTACACCAGCTCGCTCGGAGGGGGACTGGTGGATGGCGACCACCTCTCGGTGGAGCTGGACGTGGCCGAGGGCGCCGCCGCGCTCCTGTCGAGCCAGGGCTCCACTCGCGTGTACCGCTCGCCCCGGGGCTGCCGCAGTGACCTGTCCGCGCGGGTGGCGGAAGGGGCGCTGCTCGCGCTCGTGCCAGACCCCACCATGTGCTTCGCGGGGGCCCGATACGACCAGCGCCAGGACGTCCAGCTCGCCCCGGGAGCCTCGCTCATCTTGATGGACCTCGTCACCGCCGGCCGCAGCGCCAACGGCGAGCGCTGGGCCTTCACGCACTACTCCTCCGCGCTCCGCGTCCACCGCGAGGGGCGGGCGCTCCTCGACGAGCGCTGGCTGCTCGACCCGCACCAGGGGACGCTCCCCGAGCGCCTCGGCCGCTTCGACGCGCTCGGTACCGTGCTCCTGGTGGGACCCTCGCTGGCCTCCGCCCGGGAGGCGCTCGCCGAGCGCGTGGGGGCCCTGCCCGTCATCCCGCGCGCCGGGCTCGTCTGCTCCGCCAGCCCGCTCGGGCCCGATGGCCTGGTGCTCCGAGCCGCGGCCACCTCCGCCGAGGTCCTGCTGCGCACCGCCCGCGAGTGGCTGTCCTTCCTCTCCGGGATGCTCGGGGATGACCCCTGGGCACGCCGGGCGTGA
- the ureA gene encoding urease subunit gamma — MHLSPREIDKLLLHGAGFLAQKRLARGVRLNYPEAVALIATQLLELIRDGRSVAELMDLGRKFLGRAQVMEGVPEMVAEVQVEGTFPDGSKLVTVHHPIEVEHGDLSLALYGSFLPVPPLERFARAPHEEVRPGEVLVQPGELVLNEGRDTVTVEVTNKGDRPVQVGSHYPFFETNRGLVFDRAKAYGRRLDIPAGTAVRFEPGEKKTVSLVAIAGDRVVRGGNALGSGPVTPENKERALAEVASRGFGHEEGA; from the coding sequence ATGCACCTGTCGCCGCGTGAGATCGACAAGCTGCTGCTACATGGCGCGGGCTTCCTGGCCCAGAAGCGCCTGGCACGGGGGGTGAGGCTCAACTACCCCGAGGCGGTGGCGCTCATCGCCACCCAGCTCCTCGAGCTCATTCGCGATGGCCGGAGCGTGGCCGAGCTGATGGACCTGGGGCGGAAGTTCCTGGGGCGCGCGCAGGTGATGGAGGGCGTGCCGGAGATGGTGGCGGAGGTGCAGGTGGAGGGCACCTTCCCGGACGGCTCGAAGCTGGTGACGGTGCACCACCCCATCGAGGTCGAGCACGGGGACCTGTCCCTGGCGCTCTACGGCAGCTTCCTGCCCGTGCCTCCGCTGGAGCGCTTCGCGCGGGCCCCGCACGAGGAGGTGCGGCCGGGCGAGGTGCTCGTGCAGCCGGGCGAGCTGGTGCTCAACGAGGGCCGCGACACCGTCACCGTGGAGGTCACCAACAAGGGCGACCGCCCCGTGCAGGTGGGCAGCCACTACCCGTTCTTCGAGACGAACCGGGGCCTCGTCTTCGACCGCGCCAAGGCGTACGGACGGCGGCTGGACATCCCGGCGGGCACGGCGGTGCGCTTCGAGCCCGGGGAGAAGAAGACGGTGTCGCTCGTGGCCATCGCGGGCGACCGGGTGGTGCGGGGCGGCAACGCGCTGGGCTCGGGCCCGGTGACGCCGGAGAACAAGGAGCGGGCCCTGGCCGAGGTGGCCTCGCGCGGCTTCGGACACGAGGAGGGCGCATGA
- a CDS encoding efflux RND transporter permease subunit: MSDSTHKPPRLALAYASLLVRRPGLVLLAILALFGVSLWGTTKLTINSNQLDLISQDLPEVKEVKRVIDMVGGSGYLMLALRGEDEATLKKVSDDIATKLMADKEHVRFITYKVPVEFVQQNMALFIKTEDLTEGKRRIMAWLKDQLRRNNPFFIEIQKTEPVKLEMTDLIDKYSSVGKKSIRDDYYISKDRKMVLVLIKPMWDSNQLGKTKDFVEQLRQYLAEYGKSGGVKLTEDYDKMGNTQEVFYGFTGSYKTSVDDSYAIEESLQPVSLIAFAAIFLITILAFRKWVPTVIVASGTVLGTIITMGFTYVTVGELNMITSILGGLLMGFGIDYGIHFIFRTRLELGQGKPYDQAIRDAVVNAGRPALVSAVVTSGSFFVLMISEFRGFSQFGFLAGCGTFIIGVLLFAWSPALLAIAGRINPEWPKKLIGEMKPPATQSASTGKELRIPRPGLVLVVGTVIVGFMCAFAIPWSDVDVPTDRPASMADRIKAGVRFNYNSRALIPEGQPSVKLQDEISARFDISSDPIAVYSKTLEEAKAIYDELTDPKNKEKYSAIDQVVSIYTFVPPPETAAANAKILQEWKEELKDIDVAALPPEAQDKAALFMKMLEARPFDVHGVPDIYASQFVHLPETKPENHGYLTFIYPNVDLWDGKKMLTFVDQTSNIPTPQVKDASGKVIAEAQVRRAAGAAPLFARLARIVLSDGKLTVILVTLWILVMHFLDFRNVKLALASVIPLTVGLAMMLGIMTLADLHLNFMNIIILPILLGFGVSHGLYLLHRYLEGTSPVVALRSVGAAVASSTLTTAAGFAALLAASHNGLKSMGIVACIGLITTLVVSFTVLAAVMQVMWDRLPRKLQDGVQHAPSSGQTSSDKSEAA; this comes from the coding sequence ATGAGTGACTCGACCCACAAGCCTCCGCGCCTTGCTCTCGCCTATGCAAGCCTGCTCGTCCGCAGGCCAGGGCTCGTCCTCCTCGCCATCCTCGCGCTCTTCGGCGTGTCGTTGTGGGGAACCACCAAGCTGACCATCAACTCCAACCAGCTCGACCTCATCTCGCAGGATCTGCCCGAGGTGAAGGAGGTCAAGCGCGTCATCGACATGGTCGGTGGCAGCGGCTACCTCATGCTCGCGCTGCGTGGCGAGGACGAGGCCACGCTCAAGAAGGTCTCCGACGACATCGCCACGAAGCTGATGGCGGACAAGGAGCACGTCCGCTTCATCACCTACAAGGTGCCCGTCGAGTTCGTGCAGCAGAACATGGCCCTCTTCATCAAGACGGAGGACCTCACCGAGGGCAAGCGCCGCATCATGGCCTGGCTCAAGGATCAGCTGCGCCGCAACAACCCCTTCTTCATCGAGATCCAGAAGACCGAGCCGGTGAAGCTCGAGATGACGGACCTCATCGACAAGTACAGCAGCGTCGGCAAGAAGAGCATCCGGGATGACTACTACATCTCCAAGGACCGCAAGATGGTCCTCGTCCTCATCAAGCCGATGTGGGACTCCAACCAGCTGGGCAAGACGAAGGACTTCGTCGAGCAGCTGCGCCAGTACCTCGCGGAGTACGGCAAGTCCGGCGGCGTGAAGCTGACCGAGGACTACGACAAGATGGGCAACACCCAGGAGGTCTTCTACGGCTTCACGGGCTCGTACAAGACGTCGGTGGACGACTCGTACGCCATCGAGGAGTCGCTCCAGCCGGTGTCGCTCATCGCCTTCGCGGCCATCTTCCTCATCACCATCCTGGCCTTCCGCAAGTGGGTGCCCACCGTCATCGTGGCCAGCGGCACGGTGCTCGGCACCATCATCACCATGGGCTTCACCTACGTCACCGTGGGCGAGCTCAACATGATCACCAGCATCCTGGGTGGTCTGTTGATGGGGTTCGGCATCGACTACGGCATCCACTTCATCTTCCGCACGCGGCTGGAGCTGGGCCAGGGCAAGCCCTACGACCAGGCCATCCGCGACGCGGTGGTGAACGCGGGCCGCCCGGCGCTGGTGTCCGCGGTGGTGACGTCGGGCTCGTTCTTCGTGCTGATGATCAGCGAGTTCCGCGGGTTCAGCCAGTTCGGCTTCCTGGCCGGCTGCGGCACCTTCATCATCGGCGTGCTGCTCTTCGCCTGGAGCCCCGCGCTGCTGGCGATCGCCGGCCGCATCAACCCCGAGTGGCCCAAGAAGCTCATCGGCGAGATGAAGCCGCCGGCCACGCAGAGCGCCAGCACCGGCAAGGAGCTGCGCATCCCCCGGCCCGGCCTGGTGCTCGTGGTGGGCACCGTCATCGTGGGCTTCATGTGCGCCTTCGCCATTCCGTGGAGCGACGTGGACGTGCCCACGGACAGGCCCGCCTCGATGGCGGACCGCATCAAGGCCGGCGTCCGCTTCAACTACAACAGCCGCGCCCTCATCCCCGAGGGCCAGCCGTCGGTGAAGCTCCAGGATGAGATCAGCGCGCGCTTCGACATCTCCAGCGATCCCATCGCCGTCTATTCCAAGACGCTGGAGGAGGCGAAGGCCATCTACGACGAGCTCACCGACCCCAAGAACAAGGAGAAGTACTCCGCCATCGACCAGGTGGTGAGCATCTACACCTTCGTCCCGCCGCCGGAGACGGCCGCGGCCAACGCGAAGATCCTCCAGGAGTGGAAGGAGGAGTTGAAGGACATCGACGTGGCGGCGCTGCCTCCGGAGGCCCAGGACAAGGCGGCCCTCTTCATGAAGATGCTGGAGGCCCGGCCCTTCGACGTGCACGGCGTGCCGGACATCTACGCCTCGCAGTTCGTCCACCTGCCGGAGACGAAGCCCGAGAACCACGGCTACCTGACGTTCATCTACCCGAACGTGGACCTGTGGGACGGCAAGAAGATGCTCACCTTCGTCGATCAGACGAGCAACATCCCCACCCCCCAGGTGAAGGATGCGTCGGGCAAGGTGATCGCCGAGGCGCAGGTGCGGCGGGCGGCCGGTGCGGCGCCGCTGTTCGCGCGGCTGGCGCGCATCGTGCTCTCCGACGGCAAGCTGACGGTCATCCTGGTGACGCTGTGGATCCTCGTGATGCACTTCCTGGACTTCCGCAACGTGAAGCTGGCGCTGGCCTCCGTCATCCCCCTCACGGTGGGCCTGGCGATGATGCTGGGCATCATGACGCTGGCGGACCTGCACCTGAACTTCATGAACATCATCATCCTGCCCATCCTCCTGGGCTTCGGGGTGAGCCACGGCCTGTACCTGCTGCACCGCTACCTGGAGGGCACCTCGCCCGTGGTGGCGCTGCGCAGCGTGGGCGCGGCCGTGGCCTCGTCCACGCTGACGACGGCCGCGGGCTTCGCCGCCCTGCTCGCCGCCAGCCACAACGGCCTGAAGTCCATGGGCATCGTGGCGTGCATCGGCCTCATCACCACCCTGGTGGTGTCCTTCACGGTGCTCGCCGCGGTGATGCAGGTGATGTGGGACCGGCTGCCGCGCAAGCTCCAGGACGGCGTGCAGCACGCGCCCTCCTCGGGGCAGACCTCCTCCGACAAGTCCGAGGCGGCCTGA
- a CDS encoding site-specific recombinase — MSLSHSQAAPVREGRSSREVDAFCVQFAPRAPGHPAVRDLQKLLADVPEEGLEARLEWVERCVEWLRDPMPVLALREPAEPEAPAGVTRLALLVRVLETRASAREPVAALVREVMGTTSGLKLFSQVGLPAGLGFFGEVFDRLSRRLLPSPPENHQLSELLPRLFPQPEDAAWMEALPPALLARLSTLLGGGARPPAREPEAVVRADLVDALGLLAVQTAALGLTEDVRDRCPEVSFRASPFLKLRRVCEGVQARDAAPDSLRELRDVMEECRQVVAIVSSHLEQYGVSMDLVYRLERIRRSLERMEAIARVLGADPGMPRWREGLALVADLLRRAHADRSMRSLVAGNARLLARKVIERAGHSGEHYISTTRAEYHRLVHSAAGGGLITAFTAILCLYTVTLALAPFFYGLSLAGTYVASFLMMQVTGSTLATKQPSMTAATLGSAIGQGGSNGRLSHLMELIPRITRSQLATAVGNMGTVLPAAVGLSMLFAWWKGHPLLNQAQARYVVNALHPWHSGTVFYAALTGVLLWLSSLVAGWLENWAVYRRIPEALAYHRGLRRVLGDSGAKKLADVFSHHIAGLGGNVSLGVLLALPPIVGAFLGLPLDVRHVTLSFGQLCLAGYALGPDAVLRPDFLAALAGIGITLAINFGVSFSLALGVALRARDVPLAEVVRLVRLMSARFLREPRLFLLPPRA; from the coding sequence ATGTCCCTTTCCCACTCCCAGGCTGCCCCCGTGCGTGAGGGGCGCTCCTCCCGCGAGGTGGACGCCTTCTGCGTCCAGTTCGCCCCCCGCGCACCGGGCCACCCCGCCGTCAGGGACCTGCAGAAGCTCCTGGCCGATGTACCCGAGGAGGGCCTCGAGGCCCGGCTGGAATGGGTGGAACGGTGCGTGGAGTGGCTGAGAGACCCCATGCCCGTCCTGGCGCTGAGGGAGCCCGCCGAGCCCGAGGCCCCCGCCGGGGTGACGCGTCTGGCCCTGCTGGTGCGCGTGCTGGAGACCCGGGCCTCGGCCCGTGAGCCCGTGGCCGCCCTGGTGCGCGAGGTGATGGGCACCACGAGCGGGTTGAAGCTCTTCTCCCAGGTGGGCCTGCCCGCCGGGCTGGGCTTCTTCGGCGAGGTGTTCGACCGCCTCTCGCGCCGGCTTCTGCCCTCGCCGCCCGAGAACCACCAGCTCTCCGAGCTGCTGCCCCGCCTCTTTCCACAACCCGAGGACGCGGCCTGGATGGAAGCCCTGCCTCCGGCCTTGCTGGCTCGGCTGTCCACGCTGCTGGGAGGCGGGGCCCGGCCTCCAGCGCGGGAGCCGGAGGCGGTGGTGCGCGCCGACCTCGTGGACGCCCTGGGCCTGCTGGCGGTGCAGACGGCGGCGCTGGGGCTGACCGAGGACGTGAGGGACCGCTGCCCGGAGGTGTCCTTCCGCGCCTCGCCCTTCCTCAAGCTGCGCCGGGTCTGCGAGGGCGTCCAGGCCCGCGACGCCGCGCCGGACTCCCTGCGCGAGCTGCGCGACGTGATGGAGGAGTGCCGGCAGGTGGTGGCCATCGTCTCCAGCCACCTCGAGCAGTACGGGGTGAGCATGGACCTGGTGTACCGGCTGGAGCGCATCCGCCGGAGCCTGGAGCGCATGGAGGCCATCGCCCGGGTGCTGGGCGCGGATCCGGGCATGCCCCGCTGGCGGGAGGGCCTCGCGCTGGTGGCGGACCTGCTGCGCCGGGCCCACGCGGACCGCTCGATGCGCTCGCTGGTGGCGGGCAACGCGCGGCTGCTGGCGCGCAAGGTCATCGAGCGCGCGGGCCACTCGGGCGAGCACTACATCTCCACCACGCGGGCCGAGTACCATCGCCTGGTGCACTCGGCCGCGGGCGGTGGGCTCATCACCGCCTTCACCGCCATCCTCTGCCTGTACACCGTCACGCTCGCGCTGGCGCCCTTCTTCTACGGGCTGTCCCTGGCGGGAACCTACGTGGCCAGCTTCCTGATGATGCAGGTGACGGGCTCCACGCTGGCCACCAAGCAGCCCTCCATGACCGCGGCCACGCTGGGGAGCGCCATCGGCCAGGGCGGCTCCAACGGACGGCTGTCCCACCTGATGGAGCTGATCCCCCGCATCACCCGCTCGCAGCTCGCCACGGCCGTGGGGAACATGGGCACCGTGCTGCCGGCGGCGGTGGGGCTGTCGATGCTCTTCGCCTGGTGGAAGGGGCACCCGCTGCTCAACCAGGCCCAGGCCCGCTACGTGGTGAACGCGCTGCACCCCTGGCACAGCGGCACCGTCTTCTACGCGGCGCTGACGGGCGTGCTCCTGTGGCTCTCCAGCCTCGTGGCGGGCTGGTTGGAGAACTGGGCGGTGTACCGCCGCATCCCCGAGGCGCTCGCGTACCACCGGGGCCTGCGGCGGGTGCTGGGCGACTCCGGTGCCAAGAAGCTGGCGGACGTCTTCTCCCACCACATCGCCGGCCTGGGCGGCAACGTGAGCCTCGGCGTGCTGCTGGCCCTGCCCCCCATCGTCGGCGCCTTCCTCGGGCTGCCGCTGGACGTGCGCCACGTGACGCTGTCCTTCGGGCAGCTGTGCCTGGCCGGCTACGCCCTGGGACCCGACGCCGTGCTGCGGCCGGACTTCCTCGCGGCCCTGGCCGGCATCGGCATCACCCTGGCCATCAACTTCGGCGTCTCCTTCTCGCTCGCCCTGGGAGTGGCCCTGCGAGCGCGCGACGTCCCCCTGGCCGAGGTGGTTCGCCTGGTGCGGCTCATGTCCGCCCGCTTCCTGCGGGAGCCTCGCCTCTTCCTCCTGCCTCCCCGGGCCTGA
- the ureC gene encoding urease subunit alpha — translation MSRKMDRRHYADMFGPTTGDRIRLGDTGLLAQVEKDLTVYGDECKFGGGKVLRDGMGQKAGVGDAEALDCVITNALIVDWTGIYKADIGIKGGRIAGIGKAGNPDVMAGVTPGMVVGVTTEAIAGEGLIVTAGGIDSHIHFICPQQAEEAIASGITTWVGGGTGPATGTNATTCTPGAWNIRRMLQATDTIPLNIGLTGKGNTSRPEGLLEQIAAGAVGLKLHEDWGTTPATIDNCLSVAEGEDVQITIHTDTLNESGFVDDSIAAFKGRTIHTYHSEGAGGGHAPDIIRVCGEANVLPSSTNPTRPYTVNTLDEHLDMLMVCHHLDREIPEDVAFAESRIRGSTIAAEDILHDLGAISMMSSDSQAMGRVGEVITRTWQTAHKMREQRGRLREERGDNDNLRIRRYVAKYTINPAIAHGLVHEVGSVEVGKLADLVLWRPAFFGLRPELVIKGGFIAWGQMGDPGASIPTPQPYYMRPMFGARGGALGATSIAFVSGRALADGMVRGLGLTKQLSGVRRCRGLGKRDMKLNDALPRLTVDPETYEVRADGELLVCEPAIRLPLAQRYSLF, via the coding sequence ATGAGCCGGAAGATGGATCGCCGTCACTACGCGGACATGTTTGGCCCCACCACGGGCGACCGGATCCGGCTGGGGGACACAGGGCTGCTGGCGCAGGTGGAGAAGGACCTCACCGTCTACGGGGACGAGTGCAAGTTCGGCGGCGGCAAGGTGCTGCGCGACGGAATGGGCCAGAAGGCCGGGGTGGGGGACGCCGAGGCGCTGGACTGCGTCATCACCAACGCGCTCATCGTCGACTGGACGGGCATCTACAAGGCGGACATCGGCATCAAGGGCGGGCGCATCGCCGGCATCGGCAAGGCGGGCAACCCGGACGTGATGGCGGGGGTGACGCCGGGCATGGTGGTGGGCGTCACCACCGAGGCCATCGCGGGCGAGGGGCTCATCGTCACGGCGGGCGGCATCGACTCGCACATCCACTTCATCTGCCCGCAGCAGGCGGAAGAGGCGATCGCCAGCGGCATCACCACCTGGGTGGGAGGCGGCACGGGGCCGGCCACGGGCACCAACGCCACCACGTGCACGCCGGGCGCGTGGAACATCCGGCGCATGCTGCAGGCCACGGACACGATCCCGCTCAACATCGGCCTCACCGGCAAGGGCAACACCTCGCGTCCCGAGGGCCTGCTGGAGCAGATCGCCGCCGGGGCCGTGGGCCTGAAGCTGCACGAGGACTGGGGCACCACGCCGGCCACCATCGACAACTGCCTGTCGGTGGCCGAGGGCGAGGACGTGCAGATCACCATCCACACGGACACGCTCAACGAGTCGGGCTTCGTGGATGACTCCATCGCCGCCTTCAAGGGCCGCACCATCCACACGTACCACTCGGAGGGCGCGGGCGGCGGGCACGCCCCGGACATCATCCGCGTGTGCGGCGAGGCCAACGTCCTGCCGAGCTCGACGAACCCCACGCGTCCGTACACGGTGAACACGCTGGATGAGCACCTGGACATGCTCATGGTGTGTCACCACCTGGACCGGGAGATTCCCGAGGACGTGGCCTTCGCCGAGAGCCGCATTCGCGGGAGCACCATCGCCGCGGAGGACATCCTGCACGACCTGGGGGCCATCAGCATGATGTCCTCGGACAGCCAGGCGATGGGGCGCGTGGGCGAGGTCATCACCCGCACGTGGCAGACGGCGCACAAGATGCGCGAGCAGCGCGGGCGCCTGCGCGAGGAGCGGGGAGACAACGACAACCTGCGCATCCGCCGCTACGTGGCCAAGTACACCATCAATCCGGCCATCGCCCACGGCCTGGTGCACGAGGTGGGCTCGGTGGAGGTGGGGAAGCTGGCGGACCTGGTGCTGTGGCGGCCCGCCTTCTTCGGCCTGCGCCCGGAGCTGGTCATCAAGGGCGGCTTCATCGCCTGGGGGCAGATGGGAGACCCGGGGGCGTCCATCCCCACGCCGCAGCCCTATTACATGCGGCCGATGTTCGGCGCGCGGGGCGGGGCGCTGGGGGCCACCAGCATCGCCTTCGTGTCGGGGCGCGCGCTGGCGGACGGGATGGTGCGAGGGCTGGGGCTCACCAAGCAGCTGTCCGGGGTGCGCCGGTGCCGGGGGCTCGGCAAGCGCGACATGAAGCTCAACGACGCGCTGCCCAGGCTCACGGTGGACCCGGAGACGTACGAGGTGCGCGCGGATGGCGAGCTGCTCGTGTGCGAGCCCGCCATCCGGTTGCCGCTGGCGCAGCGCTACTCGCTGTTCTGA
- the ureG gene encoding urease accessory protein UreG: MHDDHRGHGHDDDHDHTHEEWDHPGHYHEREKPQTRDFSERSFTIGIGGPVGSGKTALVLALCRALRDTYRLGVVTNDIFTKEDAEFLVRNKALSPERIKAVETGGCPHAAIREDISHNLLALEELMEELKPELLIVESGGDNLAAQYSRELADYTVYVIDVAGGDKVPRKGGPGITQSDLLIINKTDLAPHVGADLSVMDRDARKMRGDGPFVFTQVTKGVGLQEVIDHLIGAWRKATGSA, encoded by the coding sequence ATGCACGACGACCACCGCGGCCACGGCCATGACGATGACCACGACCACACGCACGAGGAGTGGGACCATCCGGGCCACTACCACGAGCGCGAGAAGCCCCAGACGCGGGACTTCTCGGAGCGGTCCTTCACCATCGGCATCGGTGGGCCGGTGGGCAGCGGGAAGACGGCGCTGGTGCTGGCGCTGTGCCGGGCTCTGCGGGACACCTACCGGCTGGGCGTGGTGACCAACGACATCTTCACCAAGGAGGACGCCGAGTTCCTGGTGCGCAACAAGGCGCTCTCGCCCGAGCGCATCAAGGCGGTGGAGACGGGCGGGTGCCCGCATGCGGCCATCCGCGAGGACATCAGCCACAACCTGCTGGCGCTCGAGGAGCTCATGGAGGAGCTCAAGCCCGAGCTGCTCATCGTGGAGAGCGGGGGCGACAACCTGGCGGCGCAGTACAGCCGCGAGCTGGCGGACTACACCGTCTACGTCATCGACGTGGCGGGCGGGGACAAGGTGCCGCGCAAGGGTGGGCCGGGCATCACCCAGTCCGACCTGCTGATCATCAACAAGACGGACCTGGCGCCGCACGTGGGCGCGGACCTGTCGGTGATGGATCGCGACGCGCGGAAGATGCGCGGTGACGGACCCTTCGTCTTCACCCAGGTGACGAAGGGCGTGGGGTTGCAGGAGGTCATCGACCACCTGATTGGCGCGTGGCGCAAGGCCACGGGCTCGGCCTGA
- a CDS encoding ABC transporter substrate-binding protein, with protein MNARLRSLAVLATFTLALPALAAPNETVAKPVKTVVQSVRYSKDDLAIKQLANEEQGRFLLGDDWEKGTDAQRKEFTQLFNKLFSKIAFPKVRENFKNLASITYDDPVLDGDKAKVSSTVIIEHPMKKQEMKLQYSLVKTQGAWKVLDVAVLGDSMLTGIRDDQVRPIMKQGGWDHLLNLMRQKDAELSKK; from the coding sequence ATGAACGCTCGTCTCCGCTCCCTCGCCGTGCTGGCCACCTTCACCCTCGCCCTGCCCGCCCTGGCCGCGCCCAACGAGACCGTGGCCAAGCCGGTGAAGACCGTCGTGCAGTCCGTGCGCTACAGCAAGGATGACCTGGCCATCAAGCAGCTCGCCAACGAGGAGCAGGGCCGCTTCCTGCTCGGCGACGACTGGGAGAAGGGCACGGACGCCCAGCGCAAGGAGTTCACCCAGCTCTTCAACAAGCTCTTCTCCAAGATCGCCTTCCCCAAGGTGCGCGAGAACTTCAAGAACCTGGCCTCCATCACCTACGACGACCCCGTGCTCGACGGCGACAAGGCGAAGGTGAGCTCCACCGTCATCATCGAGCACCCGATGAAGAAGCAGGAGATGAAGCTCCAGTACTCGCTGGTGAAGACCCAGGGCGCCTGGAAGGTGCTGGACGTGGCGGTGCTCGGCGACTCGATGCTCACCGGCATCCGCGATGACCAGGTGCGGCCCATCATGAAGCAGGGCGGCTGGGACCACCTGCTGAACCTGATGCGCCAGAAGGACGCCGAGCTGTCCAAGAAGTAA